CTGAAAACACTAAGCAttttttcaacaaaaaaaactaGAGAGTAGTATTCTGATGTTGTCCTAAGAAAAGTATTATGATGTTGCCCGGTTGCCCCCGAGCTATTTCACCACAACAACTACTCTTGTTAGGGAGGGAGTATTAATGTATTATCTTTATGCATGAAATCGGGATTGGATCCTTTCAGCAAATTAGTTTTTCTTTGTTATTAGATATGTTTCTGGTGTTGAAAATTGAGGCCATGGGTCTGAGTAACAAAAAACAACTGGGGGTGTTTTGTGCAAAATTAATCAACCACCGTCTCACACGAGAAAAGCCATTGCCATTGAGATATTCCACCTAGATTAGGTCCCATGCATGCACGAATATACGAAAAGTATTTGACCAATTTTTTATAATCTGTAATATATTCAACTGAAATATTTCTCTCCCTAAAGTTGTTGCATAactaataaatcttgaacataattaataatctaatacgaagtattcaATTTTGTCCTAATACATATTAGTGTTTTACATGTTTGATACGGTAATCTGACCAAAATATTCGATATATTAATATGCAGATTTCAAAATATTCGATGTACTAATAATGCTAACTTGACaaaaaatattgagtaaatatatCTTGCATTGTTAATACCGTATAACGATTTGAGTAAATTATTACCAAAAtcatttttagcaaatttttATTATTGTGTGGCATATATTATTTCCACGGTCTATATTTTCCCAATACATAAATCGTTAATTAAAAAAAGGAAGAaacttaaaatatattttttttttttaagaagaaAAACATTAAACATTTAAAAGTAAATTTTCCCAATATAAAGGAATTATTCTCTTATACAAGTACGTACACTCCCTAAAAAAAAAGTACGTACTGTACAACAAATAGAATAATTAGGAAATTATTATTCACTAGAAGCCATTTCATGATTGCAAATTAAATATTCCGCTATGTAATCTGGGCCTTGTTCAATGCAAACACGGCCCAATACCCAATAGATTTCATTTTATTGCCAGGAGAGGACATGccaagaaaaaaagaagaaagagaagcGAAAACGACGACGCTCTGGAAATAATCTGGAAAGCTTGACTTTATCCAGGAAGCACTGTCGTCTCGCATCTTCGTACCAAACACGCTTCGTTTTTAGCTCTCCTCATTTTTGTTGTtgcaggagagagaaaaaatggCTTTGGCCTTCAGTCAATGGGTGGTGCATTTGTCACTTATCACTCTAAAACCCTAATTATGGTAATGTCCATTTTACCCCTTTCCCATTAATACATTCTCCCACTCTTCTTCTTACAAAGTTACAAACTACTCGAGCTACAACAAAATAccaaaacaacaaaaagaagcaacaaaccgctttctctctcctttaacTTTCGATTCGATTCTTCCTTCGCCGGCATTCTCAGTGATACAGGTATGTTCTTCGCTTTCGCTTTATCATTTCGTATAATTCGATCTTTCAATTGCTTCATTTGTGTTATTTCGAATCGAATCAATATTGATTGTTAAACTGTTGAGAAATCTTCAGAAATGAAGTGTTTTAGGTGTAATTTATGGTTAGGATTTCTGATTGAAGCACCGATCATTGTTTTTGTTGGAAGTTGTTTGACTAGTGTTGATTCGTCATATCTGACGTTattatttgaattaattttgttttgttgACTTTTCCGATGGTGCGTGGTCGTGGATTTTTGACCAGTTGTTTGCACTATATGCTTCCAAGGAAGAGAGCGGCTGTTGAAGGTGAGGTAGTTGACGACACAACAACTTCTTCGTCGGCTTTTAAGAAATCTCGCATCGGAGGATCCGGTTCGGCATCCAATCACTCGAATTCCGGCGATAAGCTTACGGTTGGGAATAGCGGCAGCGAAGTTACGATCACCATGGCCATGGAAGATGGTAATCCGCAGGACATTGATGAGGATCTTCATAGTAGGCAGCTGGCTGTGTATGGACGTGAGACTATGAGACGCCTTTTTGCTTCCAATGTTCTCGTGTCTGGGATGCAAGGTCTTGGAGCGGAAATCGGTACGTCTTAATTGTTGCCATTTCATCACCATTTTGATGTTTATGTTAGATTGATTGTTTAAGTGTGTTGTTAATTGTTTGATCTCGCAGCTAATGGTTGTATTTAAATCATTTTAGCTCTTGATCATTGATTCATTTTTCCCGCCCGAGACTTCAATTAGTCACTTTAAATTACATTATGGAGCTGTATTGAAAAATTATTGAGCTAGACAAGGTTAGGGATTAGGAAAAATAATTAGGTTGTCTTTTGTCTTGCATCAATAAGAAGATGCTGCATGTTTCTAAATTGTAATTTATTCTGGTCCTagtattgaagtttgaaatgatTATCTGTTAAGGTTTCCTGTAGCTCTTTAATTACAAGTAATTAGTATAAGCTGTATTACTGTATTAGATTCTTGATGTTCATTTTCCGTTTATGCTTGATGGCTAAATCCTATTTTCATCTCTTTAGCGTCTGTAATTAGATCTGATTCTGCGATGTTTAGTACACTGTGCTGTTTGTCTTtgtgaaaaattgaaaatgatcTCAATTTTATAGGATTTTGAACAGTTATGTGTAATCAGTTTGTAAGTAGAAATGTTAAAAGGTTTCGAACTCCTACATTTTCAAGTTACCCTACACAGGAGAGCAGCTTTTTTTAAAGCTTTTTGTGGATTTACTGCTTCCTTCCGTGGCTGTTCCAGGTGCTTCTCCCTGGGACCTTAAAAATGTTCAGACAGATAACGTTGTGGTATTAGCTCTAAGTGCTATCTTTTAGTTGTTTAACAGAGTTTATCTGCCTTTATTATTCCAAATTAGGATACCTTTTGGTCGGTTCTTCTGATTCTTGCTTTAGATTAAGCAGCTGCAGGAGTAGAACACTATAAGGATGCAAATGTCAATGTATTACTATATGTTATTATCATCCATAAACTGAAGATCTAGGAGGTCATAGACTTCCTGTATCTTGTGTTTGATCTTTATGTCCTTTTATGTTTTAACTTTCAGCAAAGAATCTTGTCCTTGCTGGTGTCAAGTCTGTCACCCTGCATGATGAAGGAACGGTGGATATATGGGATTTATCCAGCAATTTTGTATTCTCAGAAGACGATGTTGGAAAAAACAGAGCACTTGCTAGTGTGCAAAAGTTGCAAGAACTGAATAATGCAGTGCTTGTTTCGGCTTTGACAACTGCACTGAGAAAGGAACAACTTTCCGACTTTCAGGTACTGTCTGAGTGTCTTCCCCTGTGTTGACCTCCTTTATATTGAACTGCTGCTGAGAATAAAAGACATTAATGATATATTTTCTATTGATGTAATGTGGAAATGAAATTTGCTACTAAGGGGTGtgctttacagctttaattgaCATGATCTTGATCATATAAGCACTCGTGAGCTCTAGACTGGAAATGTGGACTTCTATCAGATACGTCACTTGATAAAAGTCCCTTGTCCGTTGATGTTCTTTGTCTGTGACATCTGTGTTAGGCGTCTGTACAGCTCTAAGCAAACTATCTATGGTCATCTTACCGTAATATAATGACTGAATGGCCTTAATCTGTTTTTCTGTTTTGATAGGCTGTTGTATTTACTGATATCAGTTTGGACAAAGCTAGCGAGTTCAATGATTACTGCCACAGTCATCAGCCTTCCATTGCTTTCATTAAAGCTgaagtcaggggcctttttgGCAGTGTGTTTTGCGACTTTGGGCCTGAGTTTACTGTTGTTGATGTGGATGGTGAGGAACCACACACCGGTATCATTGCTTCAATCAGCAATGACAACCCTGCACTTGTATCATGTGTGGACGATGAAAGACTAGAGTTTCAGGATGGTGATCTTGTTGTGTTCTCAGAAGTTAAAGGGATGCCAGAATTAAGTGACGGAAAGCCAAGGAAGATTAAATGTGCTAGGCCCTATTCATTCTCTCTTGAGGAGGACACCACAAATTATGGTGTTTACCAAAAAGGTGGGATTGTGACACAAGTCAAACAATCAAAGGTTCTGCATTTTAAGCCTTTGAGAGAAGCACTTAGTGATCCTGGTGACTTTCTCTTGAGtgatttttcaaaatttgacCGCCCACCTTTGCTGCATTTGGCATTCCAAGCATTAGACAAGTTTGTGTGTGAGCTAGGACGTTTTCCAAGTCCTGGTTCTGAAGAAGATGCACAGAAGTTGATATCCGTGGCTAATAAAATGAATGAGGGATTAGGTGATGGCAGGCTAGAAGACATCAACCCTAAACTCCTGCGCCACTTTGCTTTTGGGGCTAGGGCTGTACTGAACCCTATGGCTGCTATGTTTGGTGGCATTGTTGGACAGGAAGTTATGAAAGCTTGCTCTGGAAAGTTCCATCCACTTTTTCAGGTTTTTACTGTCCCAATCTTTCTTTGCTACTttgtaaattatattttttgatttatgtaaattttaaaatatttttgtttgtaGTTCTTCTATTTTGATTCAGTCGAGTCACTTCCCACTGAGCCCCTGGAACCTTCTGATTTTGCTCCAAGAAATAGTCGCTATGATGGTCAAATTTCGGTTTTTGGATGGAAACTCCAGAAGAAGCTAGAAGATGCTAAAATATTCGTTGTTGGATCTGGTGCTCTCGGGTGTGAGTTCTTGAAGAATTTGGCTTTGATGGGAGTTTCTTGCGGTAGCCAAGGGAAGCTAACAGTTACTGATGATGATGTGATTGAGAAAAGCAATCTCAGTAGGCAGTTTTTGTTCCGTGATTGGAACATTGGACAGGCCAAGTCcactgttgctgctgctgctgccacATCAATCAATCCACAGTTCCATGTTGAAGCCTTGCAGAATCGTGTTGGCTCTGAAACTGAAAATGTGTTTGATGACACGTTTTGGGAAAATCTAAGCGTTGTAGTCAATGCACTGGACAATGTGAATGCCAGGCTGTATGTTGATCAGCGATGCTTGTATTTCCAGAAGCCACTCCTTGAATCGGGTACTTTGGGTGCCAAATGCAATACACAGATGGTGATTCCTCATCTTACTGAAAATTATGGGGCTTCACGAGATCCGCCTGAGAAGCAGGCACCTATGTGCACCGTGCACTCATTTCCCCACAACATTGACCATTGTCTGACCTGGGCCCGCTCTGAATTTGAGGGTTTACTTGAGAAAACTCCAGCTGAAGTGAATGCATATCTTTCAAATCCTAGTGAGTACACTTCATCTATGAGGAATGCTGGGGATGCTCAGGCAAGGGATACTTTGGAACGTGTTCTTGAATGCCTGGAAAGGGAAAGATGCAAGACTTTTGAGGATTGTGTGGCTTGGGCTAGGCTTAAGTATGTATCACTCACTGATAACTTGCTGTCAGCTACTTTTCTCCCATCATATCTAACTTGTTTTTTCTGTAAACAGGTTTGAAGACTACTATGCCAACCGTGTGAAGCAACTGACATATACCTTCCCTGAAGATGCAGGAACCAGTACTGGAGCTCCATTCTGGTCTGCCCCAAAGAGATTTCCTCGTCCCCTGCAATTATCCTCTTCTGATCCTTCACATCTTCATTATATCATGTCTGCATCAATATTACGAGCTGAAACATTTGGGATCCCTATTCCTGATTGGGCTACACATCCTAAGAAGTTGGCCGAGGCTGTTGATAAAGTTATGGTCCCCGAGTTTCAGCCTAAAAAAGATGCTAAGATTGTGACTGATGATAAGGCCACCAGTCTTTCCTCTTCATCTATAGACGATGGAGATGTCATCGATGAACTTATCAGTAAGTTGGAGCACACCCGTCACGATTTATTGCCAGATTTCAGGATGAAGCCAATCCAGTTTGAGAAGGTATTTTTTTCATCTAATGAACGTTTGACTGTTTGATGAATTGTAGTTTAAAGTTCTAAGCTATGACGAGTCAACGAAGTGAGATTATTTTCCATACTCCCACCTCATTCTCTAGAATCCTATATGAAATCCAATAGCAGTGAACAAAGTATAACTTAGATTAACACAAGGAGGAAGATGTGCCTTCCTTTGATCTTATCTGGCTGTTTTCTTCTCCTGGTTAAAGAGAGGCATAGAGTATGAAAATTTATTAGCTTCGTCCATAACTCCTGACTTGACTTGAAGACTGTAAATGAAACTTACATTTGTTTCCCAACACCAATGCAGGATGATGATACGAACTACCATATGGACCTGATAGCTGCTCTAGCAAATATGAGGGCAAGAAACTACAGCATTCCTGAAGTGGACAAATTGAAGGCCAAGTTTATTGCCGGGAGGATTATTCCTGCAATTGCAACCTCAACTGCTATGGCCACTGGTTTGGTGTGCCTGGAGCTGTACAAGGCTTTGGATGGAGGGCATAAGACAGAGGACTACCGAAATACATTTGCTAATCTGGCACTGCCTCTCTTTTCAATAGCTGAACCAGTCCCACCAAAGGTGTTCAAGCACCGTGACATGAGCTGGACTGTTTGGGACCGATGGGTCTTGAAGGGCAACCCTACCCTCAAGGAACTTATACAGTGGCTTAAGAACAAGGGTCTGAACGCTTACAGCATTTCTTGTGGAAGTTGCTTGCTTTTCAATAGCATGTTCCCTCGCCATAAAGAAAGGATGGACAAGAAGGTTGTGGATCTTGCCACAGAAGTTGCAAAGATAGAAATTCCTTCTTATCGCCGCCACTTGGATGTTGTCGTAGCATGTGAGGATGATGATGACAATGATGTTGACATCCCTTTGGTCTCTGTCTACTTCAGATAAGCTTTGATATGATTACAAATATTGACTTCCCCATCATCAATGTATACTTCCCAGAGGCTATAATCTTTGCTTTGTACCTCGTGCCCTGTAATCTGTATGAGGTTTTGAGCACAATTCTTGATttggagaggagaggagagtttCTTCTGTAGTGTGTATGTACGGATATTTGTTCATGCACATCCACATGTTATATAGACCCTAACTTCAGTTACAGGAATTTATGAGCATCCTTTCTGAATTGCCATTGTTTGTGCATAATGTTCAGGCAAAGGCTTCATAAGACCAAAGTAGTATTTTACTTGATTTAGGGTCACTTCTCTTTTATGGAATCTCAATGTCTTGCAATAAAGAGAGTGGTATGGTCTCATTCAAGACGACTGGTAATGTTTTTCTTGGAGGTTGTTTCTTAGTGAATGAGTAACACGAGCTAGTTGTCTGATCAAAACGATACTAAGATCATCGCAGTCATGATTTGTTTAACGTGAAAGTGGATTGAAGCAATTTGCACTAGAATGAACTAATAACATCTACTTCCTCGATTTCTTTATAGTTGTAACACTTTGTTTTTTCCACTATTTATGTGTTCTactttatatactccgtattttctATCATctataattaaaagaaaaacatattcgtgttggatcttgttagattcctCTTAATATATCGCGTATATATTCTGAAtatcaatttttataatttttacttatcaataattaaaaatattaattgttcaagttatacattggcaaacgtgaaaaGCAAAGTGTTGCTACTTGTGAataaatgaaaaggggtaaagTATATCTTTGAGCTGGCAAGGTTCAATTGTTGAAAATggtggaaaacaaaaataagcaGCAAGGGCAATTTCCTAACTAAGAACACTTCAAATTACAGACAAAAAAGGggccaataagttcagataagtctaCCAAGATCAATCGGAAACATGACAGTCGATAAATTCTAATACTTCATATCAAGTTTCAGATGGAAAAGACGTCCAAATTTGTATCACGATTAACTTACTGAATGACAGCCACCTAAAATAAAACTTTGATGTATTTTGAAGCTGAAGATTAACTACTATTCCCTTTGGGTTTTTGAAAAGCACCACTTACTTTTTACCggtgtatttttttaaaatgcaTTATTTCTACCTTTGATCATTTTCTACATTATGTTTATTATTTCTCTCTTTTACATTAATCTTGGTCAAAGTATTTTACGGATAttgtttttctctttctccggttaaataattttaaaaattattatttctcACATGCTATCACTATCATGGCCCCCATTGTTCTTTTTAGTTAATAAATACTTCTACGTATTGTCCAATTACAccatttaatattaattttccatGAGGATTTTAAAACAATATATTTTGTGTCAATGCAAGTGATGCCTAAATGGATTAAAACAAAAACGGGAAGGAGTACATAAGAGCTTCAATTAATACTGTACCAAAGATCTACAGCTGATCTTTGGAAGAAAAAGAAACAGGGCATGATCTGCGTGCTTGCTTGCTCGGTTTTAAAGCTGCAGCAGACGTTCGCCGTTCGCGTGCTTTTCTGCAACGACGTGGATACAAACAGCCCAGCCTGCTAAGTTTAAAAGAGGAGATTCTTGATAGACATTCCCTGTGATTCTACAAGAAGATGGAGGCAATAATTacttataaaaacttatttcaCTCTTTGGTAGACAAATGAATCCATCTGCACCATCGTGTCGCAACTCACAAATCATTATTTACACTCTTTAAATCAATATATAAGGGGCGAAATAAAAGCTGATGGTAACATTTGGTTGTCAAATTATAATTTAGTGGCAAACCAACAGGCTGCTGATTGCCAAAAGAAAATAGCTAAATAAAACATAGCTTGGTAAATACAACTGAAGAATGACTAACGTCATATATTTGCCTGCGCAAATGGAGGTATACTTAACAAACTAAGTGGATAACACTAATCAATTACAGGATGATCCCGAGTAAATCCTTCCATAGATTTCCGTCCCTGATCCGCCACAATGACCACAACCCCTTATGAGACTTTGATTCTGTAACCTTCAATTCTTACCCCCATATGAGAGTATGAGACTTTGATGAACGACCAGATAACAAGGTTTTCTGCTGCGGCACTCTTCACATAATGAATTTGTGTTTGACTGTTTGtctatcagttctgatcagcaCCTTCATCAAATTCAGCGGAGCCACCAGCACGGAAATCCAATTGCTTCTGATATTTCAAGCGTCTCCTCTTATCGAAATCTTCCCATCCCTCGATCTGGAAAAAGTGATTCAATATATTCATATCCTTCCAACATAAAACACCAGTCAAGCAGTGAAGTGAAATAGTATACCTTATGAAGCATATCTGTTGTTATTCCTGCTTTATGAATATTAAGAGTTGAGAGCTCGACACAATTTTTGAATAGAGTTGATGGCAGTGATTCAAGTCCATTGTGATTAAGATGCAACACCTATGCAGCAAAGAGATGGTTATACATAAAAGCAACAGACGGTCAAATAGCAcaaaattcgtatggagtcCAACCTTCAACTTTTGTAGATTGCCAAATGTCTCAGGTAACTCTCCGAGAAGATTTGAGGATATATCTACCTGGGCAATACAAAACAAATTCAGTAAAGAAACTCATCAGCAACATAAAGAAGGTCAGAGCTGAAGGATGGTATAAATTGGGCTCTAAAACAAAAGGAAATTTTGACAAAGGCAGTCCCAACTATGGACGTTCATCTTTAAAAGGGTCTAACTACGAATTATTACTGTCACATCCCAACTATATGGGGTGTCAACTTCGCGTGGGCCTTTTTacttgtaaccggctaaataaGTAAAAGCGTTGAATTTGTTTTTAAACTTaaatgcaaaataaaaataaccttTTCTCCCTTCCTCCCTCCCAGTCTCACATACTGCAATAATGTACCAACCGAAAACTTGCCACAACCAAAACAAAAACTCACCTACGTTTGCAGCTTTCTTCTATCCGGTTGTCCCTCTCTTCCACACGTCTCCAATTTTCTCAGTTTCTCTAAACCCACCGACACCCAAATGGccaatttctctctctaatttctACATTATTACCGCCCCAAAAGCCAACAATCTCACTAATTACTATCACCCAGTTATTAGATCTCAACAACAAAATTCTGGGTTTTGATTCTAGTTGATCAAACCGAGATTAGACCCAGAATTGTTTCAATTAATTGATCTCAGATTCTCAGTACCAGAAAAATAAGGATTAAGAGAAACCCAGAAAGCAAAGATTAAATAAAAAGTACCTTTGTCTAGTAAAAAACCTCCTGAAAATCAAAGACTTTTCACGAATTTGATTACAACCCAATTAAACCACGAATTTCAAATAAAAAggtgtacaacaacaacaacaacaaagccttagtcccaaaatgatttggggtaaATAAAAAGGTGTAATATGTAaaattggagagagaaaattgtgAACTTTTTCGTCAACAACAACGCAATTCATGCTTATTTTCTTGGGGTAATGAAGTCACCATTTTTCCAATCTTCATTCTTTATTTATTGTGTTGTGAATAAATGTTGCATTAATTTGATTCAATTGACTTCGGGTAAACACGCCCTTGAATTGAAGAAGAGCCATGATCTTGGGGTAACCTCCATTAAAACAAGAGAATGAAGAGGAgtgaaaattacaaaataaaaataagagaAGGGAAGAAGGAGATAACAGTGTACGAAAATGGAAGAGGTAGAAGGAAGAATAAAGAGGGTTCTTTTTTTACTATTTAAAAGGGGTGGGtgggtttttatttttaatttaaacgGGAGGGTTTTTTGTTTAGACGGGTGGTGTTTTTAAAATgggtattttaaaaaaattgcacGTGATACGCACTCAACGTACACGTCATCAATTTTACCACTTCCAGCCGGTCATTTTCAAATTGGGACCACGCGAAGTTGATACCCCATATAGTTGGGACCTGTCAGTAATACCCAGTAGTTGGACCCTTTTAAAGATGAATGTCTATAGTTGGGACTTCctttgtcaatttttcctaaaCAAAATGTATTGTATCGGTTGCTAATCAAACTTTCCCAGTTTTTTACCCCCTGAAAAAGGTATTAATACCCAAACAATACCCCAAATGGTAATTAGGAAACTACTCTACAACCCGGGGGATGGGAAAAAACAACCTTGAATGAATGGTAATTTTCTGATTAAAGGCCCACTTTCTGCTACAAATCCTAAAGTCACAGAAGTATACCTCAACTAGAGAACTGCAGTCACCTATACAAGAGGGTATTGCAATTATCCTGTTAAATAAGAGTataaatcaagttaatatcaTTCTTAATCAGAAACCAGTCAAATTCATACAGGATATATGTAGTCATGTGAAGCACATAAATTTTACAACTTACCATTCAGAATAAGACAAATAAATGACCAAATCAAAATCGATAAAGCAAATTCACAAGCCTTACAAACTGCTATAGTTCACATTGGTCATGCATACTAGTTCAAGACCACCACACAAATATTAACATCAAGTACTTGTTCCGACATCTCCATAAATCTCATGAATACTGTCATACTGTCGTATTTTACCTCTCTCCATCCTGGGTTTTGGAATAGATGATCTAGGGTTGCATCTGtcaaattaaatgaaattacCAAATTGTGGATAGAGTGACTGCACACCTGTTGTTGTTGacttttaaaatttccaacTGTGTCAAAAGACCAATTTCTATCGGAAGAGTTTCCAGTTTGTTGTCTGCTACATGCAGTTGCTCCAGGGAAGTGAGTGCACCCAAGGAAGAAGGTAGATAAGTCAAGCTGCATAAGATAAACCTCCAAAATTAATTAGTTCGGGATTGCGGCAATTGGCAGACCTAccgggaggggggggggggggggggaggcaTGTACCACCCCAAggacaaagaaaataaaagaaaattgcTTACTGTCTTGTTATTTTACAAAAGGTAAGAGTATAAAATCAGTTGTCTGTATGTGAAGTTGTGAACATCACAAACAAAGGGGAGCTCAGATGGTTGGTGTAAGTACAATAAGACAACTACTTTGTTTAAAAAGGTCTAGGGTTCAACCCTGATCCTAGTTGTCACGCTCCGaatgttttgacaccggatccgtGCGGCGCGCTCTTGCCTACGGCGGCAAGGGAATGAGTGTCTCGGGGCTCGTAGGGGTACGACCAAGTGTTTAATTCAGAATAGGTACTCTTGCCTATTCACGACAAGAGTGAAGGACGAGAGTCGATTGGGGAGCTTGTGGCACATCCGACACAAGCGAGATCGGCGATGAGAAGTTATCTTATTGCGGGACTTTGATGGATATTGGGTGCTTTAGAGCGAGTGGCGGCACAATATACAAAGGCATACAACAAAACAAAAGCAATAAAGCGATGGCAACAATTGATGAAAAGGAGGAATTCATTCATTCATACctctcatagaggtttattttgaatcagCTACATACAAACTACAGTGAACACTGAattgacagtaacataataattctatcTAAAGCCTAGAAACCAATTGGAAAAGTCTTAGAAAACATTAGATAAGCAAAATACAAGTCAAGgaagttggattctaacatcctCCCCCACCTAAGTTGTCGATGTCCTCGTCGGCTTACAAAAATTACAATAGATAAAAGAAAAATTCTCCTATCCTAAATTCTGCAGTTTTTGTTGCGCTATTGGTTGATGGCGGTTGAAGGAGTCTTCTTAAATCCGGTTGTGTCTTGGTTGATGAACGAACCATTACGGAAGTCTTGTTAAGCGTTGCTTCCTTGAGTTGATGCTTCTTAGGTGTACACATCTTTCTTCCATTTTGG
This Spinacia oleracea cultivar Varoflay chromosome 6, BTI_SOV_V1, whole genome shotgun sequence DNA region includes the following protein-coding sequences:
- the LOC110776212 gene encoding ubiquitin-activating enzyme E1 1: MLPRKRAAVEGEVVDDTTTSSSAFKKSRIGGSGSASNHSNSGDKLTVGNSGSEVTITMAMEDGNPQDIDEDLHSRQLAVYGRETMRRLFASNVLVSGMQGLGAEIAKNLVLAGVKSVTLHDEGTVDIWDLSSNFVFSEDDVGKNRALASVQKLQELNNAVLVSALTTALRKEQLSDFQAVVFTDISLDKASEFNDYCHSHQPSIAFIKAEVRGLFGSVFCDFGPEFTVVDVDGEEPHTGIIASISNDNPALVSCVDDERLEFQDGDLVVFSEVKGMPELSDGKPRKIKCARPYSFSLEEDTTNYGVYQKGGIVTQVKQSKVLHFKPLREALSDPGDFLLSDFSKFDRPPLLHLAFQALDKFVCELGRFPSPGSEEDAQKLISVANKMNEGLGDGRLEDINPKLLRHFAFGARAVLNPMAAMFGGIVGQEVMKACSGKFHPLFQFFYFDSVESLPTEPLEPSDFAPRNSRYDGQISVFGWKLQKKLEDAKIFVVGSGALGCEFLKNLALMGVSCGSQGKLTVTDDDVIEKSNLSRQFLFRDWNIGQAKSTVAAAAATSINPQFHVEALQNRVGSETENVFDDTFWENLSVVVNALDNVNARLYVDQRCLYFQKPLLESGTLGAKCNTQMVIPHLTENYGASRDPPEKQAPMCTVHSFPHNIDHCLTWARSEFEGLLEKTPAEVNAYLSNPSEYTSSMRNAGDAQARDTLERVLECLERERCKTFEDCVAWARLKFEDYYANRVKQLTYTFPEDAGTSTGAPFWSAPKRFPRPLQLSSSDPSHLHYIMSASILRAETFGIPIPDWATHPKKLAEAVDKVMVPEFQPKKDAKIVTDDKATSLSSSSIDDGDVIDELISKLEHTRHDLLPDFRMKPIQFEKDDDTNYHMDLIAALANMRARNYSIPEVDKLKAKFIAGRIIPAIATSTAMATGLVCLELYKALDGGHKTEDYRNTFANLALPLFSIAEPVPPKVFKHRDMSWTVWDRWVLKGNPTLKELIQWLKNKGLNAYSISCGSCLLFNSMFPRHKERMDKKVVDLATEVAKIEIPSYRRHLDVVVACEDDDDNDVDIPLVSVYFR